In a single window of the Arachis hypogaea cultivar Tifrunner chromosome 6, arahy.Tifrunner.gnm2.J5K5, whole genome shotgun sequence genome:
- the LOC140173640 gene encoding uncharacterized protein: MAGIHKIADINPTIDNLCVRIRVIRLWTLPSYENSPLSYSIEMGGKIHASVKKAFVSRFVNLLEEGISYQIRYFGVGLNKGYFKTTYHEYVVNLNQRTDVHRLPESSSIPRHGFKFVSFDTLNAPGYDCTYLVDVVGYLAEIENEKTLEKNGKSTKYTVIELDIDDGYRIKLGVIDNSDCACFVVFDKEAKQVLGKSCNLLLEFSNEVAANDESELLENAITPTKRLSSKSEESKHNNRGNSSDGSNDVHFQSVLSNITNGLNTENMFKKLISRVILLDNNPTPYRSRSPTTNLHYVGEKERCSNISDISNSDSLEYSNRIRLQRDARLNRKTMLLQKRHGASTSNSNLDTKELEEMCIAEKGRHLRQRKTFLKELAINLSKIFEEVEDITENTTILDDSVQIEYPAIFDVAENTDVIDIDDQEFFCRHCYAMMWYEERSEKSKTGSNIEFSICCMRGKVQLPFLQRPPQLLQGLISGADQRSKHFKDNIRTYNSMFCFTSLGGKIETSINDGTGPPQFIVSGQNYHRIGSLVPIEGQRPKFAQLYIYDTENEVSNRIEIFSSRTNNNNIDQSLVLDLKDMIDQHNVLAHTFRIVRNYLNQGDIANIRLRLYRKRSKDARVYNLPSSNEVAALIVGDFDSGDAGRDIIVQLKSGHLQRIHETHTAFIPLQYPMMFPYGKDDYQEDIPLRESHRADENRKRQRVSLREFIAFRIQERKVEYATIVNGGRLFQQFLVDCFSMIEAQRLTYY; the protein is encoded by the exons ATggctggtattcacaaaattgctGACATTAATCCTACAATCGataatttgtgtgtacgtatacgagtgatacgGTTATGGACACTACCAAGTTATGAAAATTCTCCACTgtcatactcaattgagatg GGAGGAAAAATACACGCCTCAGTTAAGAAGGCTTTTGTGTCTCGATTCGTGAATTTGCTGGAGGAAGGAATATCTTACCAAATAAGATATTTTGGTGTTGGACTCAATAAGGGTTACTTCAAGACTACATATCATGAATACGTGGTTAATTTAAACCAACGTACTGATGTGCACAGACTTCCAGAATCGTCGAGTATCCCACGACATGGATTTAAGTTTGTGAGTTTTGACACTCTCAATGCTCCTGGGTATGATTGCACCTATTTAGTtg ATGTTGTTGGATATCTTGCTGAAATTGAAAATGAGAAGACTCTTGAAAAGAATGGCAAATCTACCAAATATACTGTTATCGAATTAGATATTGATGATGG GTATCGAATAAAGCTTGGTGTCATTGATAATTCTGACTGTGCATGTTTTGTAGTCTTTGACAAGGAGGCAAAACAAGTTTTGGGAAAGAgctgt aatttgttgcttgaattctccAATGAAGTTGCTGCCAATGATGAATCCGAATTGTTGGaaaatgctattacaccaacTAAGCGATTATCCTCGAAGTCGGAAGAATCGAAG CACAATAATAGAG gAAATTCGAGTGATGGTTCCAATGATGTGCATTTTCAATCGGTGTTGTCGAACATTACAAATGGACTCAATACAG AAAATATGTTCAAAAAACTAATATCTCGAGTTATCTTATTAGATAATAACCCAACACCATATCGATCAAGGTCTCCAACTACTAATCTACACTATGTAGGTGAAAAGGAACGATGTTCCAATATTAGTGATATTAGTAATTCAG attcatTGGAGTACTCAAATCGAATTAGATTGCAAAGGGATGCAAGACTGAATAGAAAGACTATGCTACTTCAAAAGAGACATG GAGCAAGTACATCTAATTCAAATTTAGATACTAAAGAATTAGAAGAAATGTGCATAGCTGAAAAAGGAAGACACCTGAGACAAAGAAAAACATTCTTGAAGGAATTGGctataaatctttcaaaaatttttgaagaagttGAGGATATTACTGAAAACACGACTATATTAGATGATTCTGTGCAAATTGAATACCCAGCCATATTCGATGTTGCTGAGAATACAG ATGTGATAGATATTGATGACCAAGAATTTTTTTGTCGACATTGCTACGCCATGATGTGGTATGAGGAGAGATCAGAAAAGTCTAAAACAGGATCCAATATTGAGTTCTCAATATGTTGTATGCGAGGGAAGGTACAACTGCCGTTTTTGCAACGTCCACCTCAGCTCTTGCAAGGTTTAATATCTGGAGCAGACCAGAGAAGCAAACACTTTAAGGATAATATAAGAACTTATAATAGCATGTTTTGCTTCACGTCCCTCGGAGGTAAAATAGAGACCTCTATCAATGATGGGACAGGTCCTCCCCAGTTCATTGTGAGTGGACAAAACTACCACAGAATTGGAAGCTTGGTGCCAATTGAGGGACAAAGACCAAAATTTGCGCAGTTATATATTTATGATACAGAAAATGAGGTCTCAAACAGGATAGAAATTTTCAG TTCaagaacaaacaacaacaacattgaCCAGTCCTTAGTTCTAGATCTCAAGGACATGATCGATCAACATAATGTTCTTGCTCACACATTTAGGATAGTGAGAAACTACCTGAATCAAGGAGATATCGCAAATATAAGACTACGGTTGTACCGAAAAAGATCAAAGGATGCAAGAGTCTACAATTTACCATCTTCTAACGAGGTCGCAGCTCTAATAGTAGGAGATTTTGATTCTGGAGATGCAGGACGTGATATTATAGTTCAATTAAAGTCTGGACATCTGCAAAGGATTCATGAGACACACACCGCATTTATTCCTCTTCAGTACCCTATGATGTTTCCTTACGGTAAAGATGACTACCAAGAAGACATTCCTTTGCGAGAATCTCATAGGGCtgatgaaaatagaaagagacagCGTGTGAGTTTAAGGGAGTTCATAGCATTTAGAATACAAGAGAGAAAGGTCGAGTATGCAACCATTGTCAATGGTGGAAGATTATTTCAGCAGTTCTTGGTTGATTGCTTTTCTATGATTGAAGCACAAAGGTTGACCTACTACTGA
- the LOC112698138 gene encoding uncharacterized protein — translation MAICKKYGYPDLFITMTCNSSWQEIGRVNNPRNLKVEDRPDISCRVFKIKLDMIISDLKQGIPFGVLDAGMYTVEFQKRGLPHAHILLWLSGDHKITTTTQIDQLISSELPDPAQHPKLFRAVSTYMIHGPCGRAFSKSSCMKDGYCTKYYPKTFSKTTVIDDSGYPSYRRRDTGVVTEKKGVHMDNRNVVPYNAYLLISYQAHVNVEYCNKSNAIKYLFKYVNKGPDRVAFGVTKEASSGEDAQVIDEIKQFYDCRYLSACEVVWRTLAYDIHQRWPSVMRLTFHLPGEQNIIFKDDDDLEEIVEEEEGKCTMFLAWMEDNKKFEAGQTLTYAEFPNQFVYDRESRVWHPRKRGYSIGRLNYVPPGTGDIYYMRILLAVQRGCTTYESIRTVNGITYSSFQDACYSMGLLCDDREFIAAINEVAKLASGHQLRKLFAMLLISNSISNPERVWNATWTLLADGILYERRKALKNQGLNMTDDELKNLCLIEIEKILNSNARSLRDYQSMPYPEMSHVRLFQNKLIEEELAYDTNELTHTNLYTEQKMTHEQRLVFDEILNAVVTDSGGFYFVYGHGGCGKTFIWNGLSSAIRSREKIVLNVASSGIASLLLPGGRTAHSRFSIPITITDESTCNIKHGSLKAELLIQSSLIIWD, via the exons ATGGCAATTTGTAAGAAATATGGATATCCAGACCTCTTCATCACAATGACATGTAACTCAAGTTGGCAAGAGATTGGCAGGGTTAACAATCCAAGGAACTTAAAGGTTGAAGACCGGCCGGATATATCGTGTAGAGTATTCAAAATTAAGCTTGACATGATAATCTCGGATCTTAAGCAAGGAATTCCATTTGGAGTGCTAGATGCAG GGATGTATACGGTGGAATTCCAAAAAAGAGGTCTACCACATGCTCACATtcttttatggttaagtggagacCATAAGATAACAACGACAACTCAAATTGATCAGTTAATATCTTCAGAGTTGCCAGATCCTGCTCAGCATCCAAAATTGTTTAGAGCTGTATCTACATATATGATTCATGGACCATGTGGTAGAGCATTCTCAAAATCTTCCTGCATGAAAGATGGGTACTGCACCAAATATTATCCCAAGACATTCAGTAAAACCACAGTTATCGATGATAGTGGATACCCATCATATAGAAGACGAGACACAGGGGTGGTTACTGAGAAGAAGGGAGTCCATATGGATAATAGGAATGTGGTTCCATACAATGCATATCTACTGATTTCTTATCAAGCGCATGTTAAtgtagagtactgcaacaagtcgAATGCTATCAAATATTTGTTCAAGTATGTGAATAAAGGTCCAGACAGGGTAGCATTTGGAGTTACAAAGGAAGCTTCCAGTGGAGAGGATGCTCAGGTTATTGAtgagatcaaacaattctatGATTGCAGATATTTGTCTGCATGTGAGGTTGTGTGGCGAACCTTAGCGTATGATATTCATCAAAGGTGGCCTTCAGTGATGAGATTAACCTTTCATTTGCCTGGAGagcaaaatatcatctttaaagatgatgACGATCTTGAAGAAAtcgtggaagaagaggaagggaAATGTACAATGTTCTTAGCATGGATGGAggacaataaaaaatttgaagcaGGTCAAACTTTGACGTATGCTGAAtttccaaatcaatttgtttatgatagagaATCAAGGGTATGGCATCCACGCAAAAGAGGGTATTCTATCGGGAGGTTAAATTATGTTCCACCGGGTACAGgtgatatttattatatgagaattttgttagCTGTTCAGAGAGGTTGCACAACATATGAGTCTATTAGGACAGTTAATGGAATTACATATTCTAGCTTCCAAGATGCTTGCTATTCCATGGGACTACTGTGCGATGATAGGGAATTCATTGCAGCTATTAATGAGGTAGCTAAACTTGCATCtggtcatcaattgagaaaaTTATTTGCGATGCTACTGATATCTAATAGCATTAGCAACCCAGAGCGTGTTTGGAATGCAACTTGGACATTATTGGCTGATGGAATACTATATGAGAGGAGAAAAGCTTTGAAAAACCAAg GACTAAACATGACTGATGACGAATTGAAAAACCTCTGCcttattgagattgagaagataCTCAACAGCAATGCGAGATCTTTAAGAGACTATCAATCAATGCCATATCCTGAGATGTCTCATGTTCGCCTTTTTCAGAATAAGCTAATAGAGGAGGAGTTAGCATATGACACAAATGAGTTGACTCATACAAACTTATATACAGAACAAAAGATGACTCATGAGCAAAGGTTAGTATTTGATGAGATACTCAATGCTGTTGTTACAGACTCTGGTGGTTTTTACTTCGTTTATGGGCATGGTGGGTGTGGTAAGACATTTATTTGGAATGGACTTTCTTCTGCTATTCGGTCTAgagaaaaaattgttttaaatgtCGCATCCAGTGGAATTGCTTCTTTACTCCTACCTGGTGGCAGAACGGCTCATTCTAGATTTTCAATACCCATCACAATTACTGATGAATCTACTTGCAACATCAAGCATGGCAGTTTGAAGGCTGAGCTGCTCATCCAAAGTAGCTTAATAATTTGGGATTAA